From Apus apus isolate bApuApu2 chromosome 13, bApuApu2.pri.cur, whole genome shotgun sequence, a single genomic window includes:
- the ECSCR gene encoding endothelial cell-specific chemotaxis regulator produces the protein MLAPSVHPLLWLFGCVLFRGTTASTNSSVHTVTGQSQSTPHSPEVKNHTSEPSVKSTPPADLKPTSETQTTTATFSSMATTLPASTVQDEKSSGSRSTAASPSQGQNPKEKKDFSIKLSFSPLVGTSEPVTPTPETSGYLPVPTPTDDKSPLTVAAFGVISFIVILIVVVIILVSVVSLRFKCNRSKDSEDKQKPGTSMVSESCSAGTSQKDNSITLISMKNINMNNSMSYPPSEKVL, from the exons GTACTACAGCCTCCACAAACTCCTCTGTCCACACTGTAACAG GTCAATCCCAATCAACACCACACAGCCCTGAAGTGAAGAACCATACCTCAG agccttcagTAAAGTCAACACCACCAGCTGACTTGAAGCCCACCTCTGAGACTCAAACTACCACAGCCACATTCTCTTCCATGGCCACAACACTGCCAGCATCCACTGTGCAAG ATGAAAAGTCCAGTGgaagcagaagcacagcagctTCACCATCTCAAG GGCAGAATCCAAAAGA GAAGAAGGACTTTTCTATAAAActgtctttttcccctcttgtaGGCACCTCAGAGCCAGTCACCCCGACACCAGAGACCTCTGGCTACTTGCCTGTGCCCACTCCCACAGATGACAAATCACCACTGACGGTGGCAGCTTTTG GTGTCATCAGCTTCATAGTTATCCTGATAGTGGTTGTCATCATTCTGGTCAGCGTGGTCAGCCTGAGGTTCAAGTGTAATCGCTCCAAGGACTCAGAAG ACAAACAGAAACCAGGGACCTCCATGGTGTCGGAGAG CTGCTCAGCAGGCACAAGCCAGAAGGACAACAGCATCACTCTGATCTCCATGAAGAACATCAACATGAACAACAGCATGAGTTACCCACCGTCAGAAAAG GTGCTTTGA